The proteins below are encoded in one region of Drosophila santomea strain STO CAGO 1482 chromosome 3R, Prin_Dsan_1.1, whole genome shotgun sequence:
- the LOC120453875 gene encoding transmembrane protein 245 isoform X2, with protein sequence MNRSEPIPIRRDRSFDSVINRLLRMRSQNHESFRAAMYNFLIAAGVAAFVAVCFILGPFVRPLLWAFLMGAVLFPFKRRLAESVNSWFQRLEVRDSNVLVSICLSPLEATEHCGRLLIGWLCEHWQLLLAGCGVAGCIKLLVLYAPKGFLLALWHWITFSHGLFVQIIGFLNVYVLISLIVVYLSCVHFFWKPENSAHFVVAGQSMWIAVAGYLSSFLGALQVPVFLLVMAYVTASTAYHLQTLDDSGSYLHRLQKLFDKNDFERSLSNFSICGRPGNEPLSPGLQSDVEDISLSDTVDSTDTFDVKPGTETPSHQSDTFFKLLFYACLGTFLYRNVWMFILAAIPVLLHLIYTIGAYTGITQFACNKISEVYAALRYWAIEHHSAVLPLCLPGVLELNYKINTIVRDSLKASVESVTSILMIILMLLIIVFLSVFFCVNIYSETIEVAYLGKDLINKTITDRPELIDILPANMQSSIEDALDNAHHYGRRKIETYIDDWLADADKVHATKLKEQILEVWDRLIQYWIDFNKAGSSYGPRVPTDALKSTFGEIVDNPELVLVAKQGIIGWAQSNTQTILEVAESLWHIIRTNMSMIMGVTGEILSLVLSGGQACIEFILDMIVFFTALFYLLSSSQEKYAPLQITKYLGYSSSGIKIADALENSITVVLVSMFRCSTFTGLFTWLVHTVFGARIVFLPSALAAMLAAAPFLGSYWCAVPAFLELWLAQDRFYAGLILFLLQFFVPSSFETAIYADLKGGGHPYLNGLAIAGGMYWIGWQGAIFGPLMLCFFIGLFEVATLAMRSHQEPRNSTDEERTTSNAQRVNDSSIKTNDNTDGKSAEGGKPVELKIVTKTKTFQLLNTKENQ encoded by the exons ATGAATCGGTCCGAACCGATTCCCATACGTCGGGACCGCTCTTTTGACAGTGTGATCAACCGCCTGCTCCGGATGAGGTCCCAGAACCATGAAAGCTTTCGCGCTGCCATGTACAATTTCCTGATCGCCGCAGGAGTGGCGGCATTTGTGGCTGTGTGCTTCATTCTTGGGCCATTCGTCCGTCCATTGCTATGGGCTTTCCTCATGGGCGCGGTGCTTTTCCCATTCAAGCGACGTTTGGCGGAGAGCGTAAACAGTTGGTTTCAGCGCTTGGAGGTGCGCGACTCCAATGTACTCGTCTCGATCTGCCTATCGCCGCTGGAAGCCACAGAGCATTGTGGGCGGCTGCTGATCGGGTGGCTCTGCGAGCACTGGCAACTCCTTCTGGCCGGATGCGGAGTGGCCGGGTGCATTAAGCTGCTGGTTCTATATGCTCCGAAGGGTTTTCTGTTGGCCCTCTGGCATTGGATCACCTTTTCCCATGGCTTGTTCGTCCAAATTATTGGATTTCTCAACGTATACGTG CTAATTTCCTTGATTGTGGTCTATTTGAGCTGCGTCCACTTCTTCTGGAAGCCAGAGAACAGTGCCCACTTTGTGGTCGCCGGACAGTCCATGTGGATAGCTGTGGCAGGCTATCTAAGTAGCTTTCTTGGCGCCCTTCAGGTGCCGGTATTTCTACTGGTTATGGCCTATGTAACAGCATCTACGGCATATCATCTGCAAACTCTTGATGATTCCGGCTCCTATCTCCACCGCCTACAGAAGTTGTTCGACAAGAATGATTTTGAACGGTCGTTAAGCAATTTTAGCATTTGTGGGAGGCCAGGCAATGAACCCCTGAGTCCGGGCCTGCAGTCGGATGTGGAGGACATATCGTTAAGTGACACTGTCGACTCGACGGACACTTTTGATGTCAAGCCCGGAACGGAGACTCCCAGTCACCAGAGCGATACGTTCTTTAAGCTCCTGTTTTATGCCTGTCTGGGTACCTTCCTCTATCGCAACGTGTGGATGTTTATCCTAGCGGCAATCCCAGTATTACTGCATCTTATTTACACTATAGGAGCGTATACGGGTATTACCCAGTTTGCTTGCAACAAAATCAGCGAAGTGTACGCAGCGCTGCGG TACTGGGCAATCGAACACCATTCTGCGGTATTGCCACTATGTCTGCCTGGTGTCCTGGAACTCAACTATAAAATCAACACTATTGTGCGGGACTCACTAAAGGCATCCGTTGAATCAGTTACCTCCATCCTAATGATCATCCTCATGCTTCTCATCATCGTGTTTCTAAGCGTGTTCTTCTGCGTGAACATTTACTCGGAGACGATTGAGGTGGCTTACTTGGGCAAGGATTTAATTAACAAGACGATCACAGATCGGCCTGAGCTAATTGACATCTTGCCTGCCAACATGCAATCGTCCATCGAGGATGCTCTAGATAACGCACACCATTATGGTCGGCGTAAGATTGAAACCTACATAGACGACTGGCTGGCAGACGCCGATAAGGTGCACGCCACCAAGTTGAAGGAGCAGATCCTCGAAGTGTGGGACCGGCTTATCCAGTATTGGATCGATTTCAATAAGGCCGGTTCATCGTACGGACCACGTGTGCCAACGGATGCGCTGAAAAGCACATTTGGCGAAATCGTCGACAATCCAG AGCTAGTTTTAGTGGCAAAACAGGGCATTATCGGCTGGGCGCAGAGCAATACGCAGACGATCCTTGAGGTAGCAGAGTCGTTGTGGCACATCATCCGGACCAACATGTCTATGATAATGGGCGTGACCGGGGAGATTCTATCACTTGTGCTTTCGGGTGGACAAGCGTGCATTGAGTTCATTTTAGATATG ATTGTATTCTTTACTGCCCTGTTCTACCTGCTGTCGAGCAGCCAGGAAAAGTACGCGCCCCTACAGATCACCAAGTACCTGGGCTATTCCAGTTCGGGTATCAAAATCGCCGATGCCCTGGAGAACTCTATTACCGTAGTCCTAGTCTCAATGTTCAGGTGCTCTACTTTTACGGGCTTGTTCACCTGGTTGGTCCATACCGTTTTTGGGGCCCGGATAGTGTTCCTGCCGTCCGCCTTGGCAGCTATGTTGGCTGCTGCACCATTCTTAGGCAGCTACTGGTGTGCGGTGCCAGCCTTTTTAGAGCTTTGGCTGGCTCAGGACCGCTTCTATGCAGGACTTATATTGTTCCTGCTTCAGTTCTTCGTGCCATCATCTTTTGAAACTGCTATATACGCGGACCTCAAAGG TGGTGGTCATCCCTACCTCAACGGCCTGGCCATAGCAGGCGGAATGTATTGGATCGGCTGGCAAGGAGCTATTTTTGGACCCCTGATGCTTTGCTTCTTCATCGGTCTGTTCGAGGTGGCCACTCTAGCCATGCGCAGTCATCAAGAGCCCAG GAATAGTACGGATGAGGAGCGGACCAC GTCGAACGCTCAAAGGGTCAACGACAGCTCAATAAAAACGAACGATAATACAGATGGAAAGTCTGCCGAAGGGGGAAAACCTGTTGAGCTGAAAATCGTAACGAAAACCAAGACATTTCAACTGTTGAATACCAAAGAAAACCAGTAA
- the LOC120453875 gene encoding transmembrane protein 245 isoform X3 — translation MNRSEPIPIRRDRSFDSVINRLLRMRSQNHESFRAAMYNFLIAAGVAAFVAVCFILGPFVRPLLWAFLMGAVLFPFKRRLAESVNSWFQRLEVRDSNVLVSICLSPLEATEHCGRLLIGWLCEHWQLLLAGCGVAGCIKLLVLYAPKGFLLALWHWITFSHGLFVQIIGFLNVYVLISLIVVYLSCVHFFWKPENSAHFVVAGQSMWIAVAGYLSSFLGALQVPVFLLVMAYVTASTAYHLQTLDDSGSYLHRLQKLFDKNDFERSLSNFSICGRPGNEPLSPGLQSDVEDISLSDTVDSTDTFDVKPGTETPSHQSDTFFKLLFYACLGTFLYRNVWMFILAAIPVLLHLIYTIGAYTGITQFACNKISEVYAALRYWAIEHHSAVLPLCLPGVLELNYKINTIVRDSLKASVESVTSILMIILMLLIIVFLSVFFCVNIYSETIEVAYLGKDLINKTITDRPELIDILPANMQSSIEDALDNAHHYGRRKIETYIDDWLADADKVHATKLKEQILEVWDRLIQYWIDFNKAGSSYGPRVPTDALKSTFGEIVDNPVAKQGIIGWAQSNTQTILEVAESLWHIIRTNMSMIMGVTGEILSLVLSGGQACIEFILDMIVFFTALFYLLSSSQEKYAPLQITKYLGYSSSGIKIADALENSITVVLVSMFRCSTFTGLFTWLVHTVFGARIVFLPSALAAMLAAAPFLGSYWCAVPAFLELWLAQDRFYAGLILFLLQFFVPSSFETAIYADLKGGGHPYLNGLAIAGGMYWIGWQGAIFGPLMLCFFIGLFEVATLAMRSHQEPRNSTDEERTTSNAQRVNDSSIKTNDNTDGKSAEGGKPVELKIVTKTKTFQLLNTKENQ, via the exons ATGAATCGGTCCGAACCGATTCCCATACGTCGGGACCGCTCTTTTGACAGTGTGATCAACCGCCTGCTCCGGATGAGGTCCCAGAACCATGAAAGCTTTCGCGCTGCCATGTACAATTTCCTGATCGCCGCAGGAGTGGCGGCATTTGTGGCTGTGTGCTTCATTCTTGGGCCATTCGTCCGTCCATTGCTATGGGCTTTCCTCATGGGCGCGGTGCTTTTCCCATTCAAGCGACGTTTGGCGGAGAGCGTAAACAGTTGGTTTCAGCGCTTGGAGGTGCGCGACTCCAATGTACTCGTCTCGATCTGCCTATCGCCGCTGGAAGCCACAGAGCATTGTGGGCGGCTGCTGATCGGGTGGCTCTGCGAGCACTGGCAACTCCTTCTGGCCGGATGCGGAGTGGCCGGGTGCATTAAGCTGCTGGTTCTATATGCTCCGAAGGGTTTTCTGTTGGCCCTCTGGCATTGGATCACCTTTTCCCATGGCTTGTTCGTCCAAATTATTGGATTTCTCAACGTATACGTG CTAATTTCCTTGATTGTGGTCTATTTGAGCTGCGTCCACTTCTTCTGGAAGCCAGAGAACAGTGCCCACTTTGTGGTCGCCGGACAGTCCATGTGGATAGCTGTGGCAGGCTATCTAAGTAGCTTTCTTGGCGCCCTTCAGGTGCCGGTATTTCTACTGGTTATGGCCTATGTAACAGCATCTACGGCATATCATCTGCAAACTCTTGATGATTCCGGCTCCTATCTCCACCGCCTACAGAAGTTGTTCGACAAGAATGATTTTGAACGGTCGTTAAGCAATTTTAGCATTTGTGGGAGGCCAGGCAATGAACCCCTGAGTCCGGGCCTGCAGTCGGATGTGGAGGACATATCGTTAAGTGACACTGTCGACTCGACGGACACTTTTGATGTCAAGCCCGGAACGGAGACTCCCAGTCACCAGAGCGATACGTTCTTTAAGCTCCTGTTTTATGCCTGTCTGGGTACCTTCCTCTATCGCAACGTGTGGATGTTTATCCTAGCGGCAATCCCAGTATTACTGCATCTTATTTACACTATAGGAGCGTATACGGGTATTACCCAGTTTGCTTGCAACAAAATCAGCGAAGTGTACGCAGCGCTGCGG TACTGGGCAATCGAACACCATTCTGCGGTATTGCCACTATGTCTGCCTGGTGTCCTGGAACTCAACTATAAAATCAACACTATTGTGCGGGACTCACTAAAGGCATCCGTTGAATCAGTTACCTCCATCCTAATGATCATCCTCATGCTTCTCATCATCGTGTTTCTAAGCGTGTTCTTCTGCGTGAACATTTACTCGGAGACGATTGAGGTGGCTTACTTGGGCAAGGATTTAATTAACAAGACGATCACAGATCGGCCTGAGCTAATTGACATCTTGCCTGCCAACATGCAATCGTCCATCGAGGATGCTCTAGATAACGCACACCATTATGGTCGGCGTAAGATTGAAACCTACATAGACGACTGGCTGGCAGACGCCGATAAGGTGCACGCCACCAAGTTGAAGGAGCAGATCCTCGAAGTGTGGGACCGGCTTATCCAGTATTGGATCGATTTCAATAAGGCCGGTTCATCGTACGGACCACGTGTGCCAACGGATGCGCTGAAAAGCACATTTGGCGAAATCGTCGACAATCCAG TGGCAAAACAGGGCATTATCGGCTGGGCGCAGAGCAATACGCAGACGATCCTTGAGGTAGCAGAGTCGTTGTGGCACATCATCCGGACCAACATGTCTATGATAATGGGCGTGACCGGGGAGATTCTATCACTTGTGCTTTCGGGTGGACAAGCGTGCATTGAGTTCATTTTAGATATG ATTGTATTCTTTACTGCCCTGTTCTACCTGCTGTCGAGCAGCCAGGAAAAGTACGCGCCCCTACAGATCACCAAGTACCTGGGCTATTCCAGTTCGGGTATCAAAATCGCCGATGCCCTGGAGAACTCTATTACCGTAGTCCTAGTCTCAATGTTCAGGTGCTCTACTTTTACGGGCTTGTTCACCTGGTTGGTCCATACCGTTTTTGGGGCCCGGATAGTGTTCCTGCCGTCCGCCTTGGCAGCTATGTTGGCTGCTGCACCATTCTTAGGCAGCTACTGGTGTGCGGTGCCAGCCTTTTTAGAGCTTTGGCTGGCTCAGGACCGCTTCTATGCAGGACTTATATTGTTCCTGCTTCAGTTCTTCGTGCCATCATCTTTTGAAACTGCTATATACGCGGACCTCAAAGG TGGTGGTCATCCCTACCTCAACGGCCTGGCCATAGCAGGCGGAATGTATTGGATCGGCTGGCAAGGAGCTATTTTTGGACCCCTGATGCTTTGCTTCTTCATCGGTCTGTTCGAGGTGGCCACTCTAGCCATGCGCAGTCATCAAGAGCCCAG GAATAGTACGGATGAGGAGCGGACCAC GTCGAACGCTCAAAGGGTCAACGACAGCTCAATAAAAACGAACGATAATACAGATGGAAAGTCTGCCGAAGGGGGAAAACCTGTTGAGCTGAAAATCGTAACGAAAACCAAGACATTTCAACTGTTGAATACCAAAGAAAACCAGTAA
- the LOC120453875 gene encoding transmembrane protein 245 isoform X1: MNRSEPIPIRRDRSFDSVINRLLRMRSQNHESFRAAMYNFLIAAGVAAFVAVCFILGPFVRPLLWAFLMGAVLFPFKRRLAESVNSWFQRLEVRDSNVLVSICLSPLEATEHCGRLLIGWLCEHWQLLLAGCGVAGCIKLLVLYAPKGFLLALWHWITFSHGLFVQIIGFLNVYVLISLIVVYLSCVHFFWKPENSAHFVVAGQSMWIAVAGYLSSFLGALQVPVFLLVMAYVTASTAYHLQTLDDSGSYLHRLQKLFDKNDFERSLSNFSICGRPGNEPLSPGLQSDVEDISLSDTVDSTDTFDVKPGTETPSHQSDTFFKLLFYACLGTFLYRNVWMFILAAIPVLLHLIYTIGAYTGITQFACNKISEVYAALRYWAIEHHSAVLPLCLPGVLELNYKINTIVRDSLKASVESVTSILMIILMLLIIVFLSVFFCVNIYSETIEVAYLGKDLINKTITDRPELIDILPANMQSSIEDALDNAHHYGRRKIETYIDDWLADADKVHATKLKEQILEVWDRLIQYWIDFNKAGSSYGPRVPTDALKSTFGEIVDNPGHFKELVLVAKQGIIGWAQSNTQTILEVAESLWHIIRTNMSMIMGVTGEILSLVLSGGQACIEFILDMIVFFTALFYLLSSSQEKYAPLQITKYLGYSSSGIKIADALENSITVVLVSMFRCSTFTGLFTWLVHTVFGARIVFLPSALAAMLAAAPFLGSYWCAVPAFLELWLAQDRFYAGLILFLLQFFVPSSFETAIYADLKGGGHPYLNGLAIAGGMYWIGWQGAIFGPLMLCFFIGLFEVATLAMRSHQEPRNSTDEERTTSNAQRVNDSSIKTNDNTDGKSAEGGKPVELKIVTKTKTFQLLNTKENQ; the protein is encoded by the exons ATGAATCGGTCCGAACCGATTCCCATACGTCGGGACCGCTCTTTTGACAGTGTGATCAACCGCCTGCTCCGGATGAGGTCCCAGAACCATGAAAGCTTTCGCGCTGCCATGTACAATTTCCTGATCGCCGCAGGAGTGGCGGCATTTGTGGCTGTGTGCTTCATTCTTGGGCCATTCGTCCGTCCATTGCTATGGGCTTTCCTCATGGGCGCGGTGCTTTTCCCATTCAAGCGACGTTTGGCGGAGAGCGTAAACAGTTGGTTTCAGCGCTTGGAGGTGCGCGACTCCAATGTACTCGTCTCGATCTGCCTATCGCCGCTGGAAGCCACAGAGCATTGTGGGCGGCTGCTGATCGGGTGGCTCTGCGAGCACTGGCAACTCCTTCTGGCCGGATGCGGAGTGGCCGGGTGCATTAAGCTGCTGGTTCTATATGCTCCGAAGGGTTTTCTGTTGGCCCTCTGGCATTGGATCACCTTTTCCCATGGCTTGTTCGTCCAAATTATTGGATTTCTCAACGTATACGTG CTAATTTCCTTGATTGTGGTCTATTTGAGCTGCGTCCACTTCTTCTGGAAGCCAGAGAACAGTGCCCACTTTGTGGTCGCCGGACAGTCCATGTGGATAGCTGTGGCAGGCTATCTAAGTAGCTTTCTTGGCGCCCTTCAGGTGCCGGTATTTCTACTGGTTATGGCCTATGTAACAGCATCTACGGCATATCATCTGCAAACTCTTGATGATTCCGGCTCCTATCTCCACCGCCTACAGAAGTTGTTCGACAAGAATGATTTTGAACGGTCGTTAAGCAATTTTAGCATTTGTGGGAGGCCAGGCAATGAACCCCTGAGTCCGGGCCTGCAGTCGGATGTGGAGGACATATCGTTAAGTGACACTGTCGACTCGACGGACACTTTTGATGTCAAGCCCGGAACGGAGACTCCCAGTCACCAGAGCGATACGTTCTTTAAGCTCCTGTTTTATGCCTGTCTGGGTACCTTCCTCTATCGCAACGTGTGGATGTTTATCCTAGCGGCAATCCCAGTATTACTGCATCTTATTTACACTATAGGAGCGTATACGGGTATTACCCAGTTTGCTTGCAACAAAATCAGCGAAGTGTACGCAGCGCTGCGG TACTGGGCAATCGAACACCATTCTGCGGTATTGCCACTATGTCTGCCTGGTGTCCTGGAACTCAACTATAAAATCAACACTATTGTGCGGGACTCACTAAAGGCATCCGTTGAATCAGTTACCTCCATCCTAATGATCATCCTCATGCTTCTCATCATCGTGTTTCTAAGCGTGTTCTTCTGCGTGAACATTTACTCGGAGACGATTGAGGTGGCTTACTTGGGCAAGGATTTAATTAACAAGACGATCACAGATCGGCCTGAGCTAATTGACATCTTGCCTGCCAACATGCAATCGTCCATCGAGGATGCTCTAGATAACGCACACCATTATGGTCGGCGTAAGATTGAAACCTACATAGACGACTGGCTGGCAGACGCCGATAAGGTGCACGCCACCAAGTTGAAGGAGCAGATCCTCGAAGTGTGGGACCGGCTTATCCAGTATTGGATCGATTTCAATAAGGCCGGTTCATCGTACGGACCACGTGTGCCAACGGATGCGCTGAAAAGCACATTTGGCGAAATCGTCGACAATCCAG GACATTTTAAAGAGCTAGTTTTAGTGGCAAAACAGGGCATTATCGGCTGGGCGCAGAGCAATACGCAGACGATCCTTGAGGTAGCAGAGTCGTTGTGGCACATCATCCGGACCAACATGTCTATGATAATGGGCGTGACCGGGGAGATTCTATCACTTGTGCTTTCGGGTGGACAAGCGTGCATTGAGTTCATTTTAGATATG ATTGTATTCTTTACTGCCCTGTTCTACCTGCTGTCGAGCAGCCAGGAAAAGTACGCGCCCCTACAGATCACCAAGTACCTGGGCTATTCCAGTTCGGGTATCAAAATCGCCGATGCCCTGGAGAACTCTATTACCGTAGTCCTAGTCTCAATGTTCAGGTGCTCTACTTTTACGGGCTTGTTCACCTGGTTGGTCCATACCGTTTTTGGGGCCCGGATAGTGTTCCTGCCGTCCGCCTTGGCAGCTATGTTGGCTGCTGCACCATTCTTAGGCAGCTACTGGTGTGCGGTGCCAGCCTTTTTAGAGCTTTGGCTGGCTCAGGACCGCTTCTATGCAGGACTTATATTGTTCCTGCTTCAGTTCTTCGTGCCATCATCTTTTGAAACTGCTATATACGCGGACCTCAAAGG TGGTGGTCATCCCTACCTCAACGGCCTGGCCATAGCAGGCGGAATGTATTGGATCGGCTGGCAAGGAGCTATTTTTGGACCCCTGATGCTTTGCTTCTTCATCGGTCTGTTCGAGGTGGCCACTCTAGCCATGCGCAGTCATCAAGAGCCCAG GAATAGTACGGATGAGGAGCGGACCAC GTCGAACGCTCAAAGGGTCAACGACAGCTCAATAAAAACGAACGATAATACAGATGGAAAGTCTGCCGAAGGGGGAAAACCTGTTGAGCTGAAAATCGTAACGAAAACCAAGACATTTCAACTGTTGAATACCAAAGAAAACCAGTAA
- the LOC120453875 gene encoding transmembrane protein 245 isoform X4, whose protein sequence is MNRSEPIPIRRDRSFDSVINRLLRMRSQNHESFRAAMYNFLIAAGVAAFVAVCFILGPFVRPLLWAFLMGAVLFPFKRRLAESVNSWFQRLEVRDSNVLVSICLSPLEATEHCGRLLIGWLCEHWQLLLAGCGVAGCIKLLVLYAPKGFLLALWHWITFSHGLFVQIIGFLNVYVLISLIVVYLSCVHFFWKPENSAHFVVAGQSMWIAVAGYLSSFLGALQVPVFLLVMAYVTASTAYHLQTLDDSGSYLHRLQKLFDKNDFERSLSNFSICGRPGNEPLSPGLQSDVEDISLSDTVDSTDTFDVKPGTETPSHQSDTFFKLLFYACLGTFLYRNVWMFILAAIPVLLHLIYTIGAYTGITQFACNKISEVYAALRYWAIEHHSAVLPLCLPGVLELNYKINTIVRDSLKASVESVTSILMIILMLLIIVFLSVFFCVNIYSETIEVAYLGKDLINKTITDRPELIDILPANMQSSIEDALDNAHHYGRRKIETYIDDWLADADKVHATKLKEQILEVWDRLIQYWIDFNKAGSSYGPRVPTDALKSTFGEIVDNPGHFKELVLVAKQGIIGWAQSNTQTILEVAESLWHIIRTNMSMIMGVTGEILSLVLSGGQACIEFILDMIVFFTALFYLLSSSQEKYAPLQITKYLGYSSSGIKIADALENSITVVLVSMFRCSTFTGLFTWLVHTVFGARIVFLPSALAAMLAAAPFLGSYWCAVPAFLELWLAQDRFYAGLILFLLQFFVPSSFETAIYADLKGGGHPYLNGLAIAGGMYWIGWQGAIFGPLMLCFFIGLFEVATLAMRSHQEPRSNAQRVNDSSIKTNDNTDGKSAEGGKPVELKIVTKTKTFQLLNTKENQ, encoded by the exons ATGAATCGGTCCGAACCGATTCCCATACGTCGGGACCGCTCTTTTGACAGTGTGATCAACCGCCTGCTCCGGATGAGGTCCCAGAACCATGAAAGCTTTCGCGCTGCCATGTACAATTTCCTGATCGCCGCAGGAGTGGCGGCATTTGTGGCTGTGTGCTTCATTCTTGGGCCATTCGTCCGTCCATTGCTATGGGCTTTCCTCATGGGCGCGGTGCTTTTCCCATTCAAGCGACGTTTGGCGGAGAGCGTAAACAGTTGGTTTCAGCGCTTGGAGGTGCGCGACTCCAATGTACTCGTCTCGATCTGCCTATCGCCGCTGGAAGCCACAGAGCATTGTGGGCGGCTGCTGATCGGGTGGCTCTGCGAGCACTGGCAACTCCTTCTGGCCGGATGCGGAGTGGCCGGGTGCATTAAGCTGCTGGTTCTATATGCTCCGAAGGGTTTTCTGTTGGCCCTCTGGCATTGGATCACCTTTTCCCATGGCTTGTTCGTCCAAATTATTGGATTTCTCAACGTATACGTG CTAATTTCCTTGATTGTGGTCTATTTGAGCTGCGTCCACTTCTTCTGGAAGCCAGAGAACAGTGCCCACTTTGTGGTCGCCGGACAGTCCATGTGGATAGCTGTGGCAGGCTATCTAAGTAGCTTTCTTGGCGCCCTTCAGGTGCCGGTATTTCTACTGGTTATGGCCTATGTAACAGCATCTACGGCATATCATCTGCAAACTCTTGATGATTCCGGCTCCTATCTCCACCGCCTACAGAAGTTGTTCGACAAGAATGATTTTGAACGGTCGTTAAGCAATTTTAGCATTTGTGGGAGGCCAGGCAATGAACCCCTGAGTCCGGGCCTGCAGTCGGATGTGGAGGACATATCGTTAAGTGACACTGTCGACTCGACGGACACTTTTGATGTCAAGCCCGGAACGGAGACTCCCAGTCACCAGAGCGATACGTTCTTTAAGCTCCTGTTTTATGCCTGTCTGGGTACCTTCCTCTATCGCAACGTGTGGATGTTTATCCTAGCGGCAATCCCAGTATTACTGCATCTTATTTACACTATAGGAGCGTATACGGGTATTACCCAGTTTGCTTGCAACAAAATCAGCGAAGTGTACGCAGCGCTGCGG TACTGGGCAATCGAACACCATTCTGCGGTATTGCCACTATGTCTGCCTGGTGTCCTGGAACTCAACTATAAAATCAACACTATTGTGCGGGACTCACTAAAGGCATCCGTTGAATCAGTTACCTCCATCCTAATGATCATCCTCATGCTTCTCATCATCGTGTTTCTAAGCGTGTTCTTCTGCGTGAACATTTACTCGGAGACGATTGAGGTGGCTTACTTGGGCAAGGATTTAATTAACAAGACGATCACAGATCGGCCTGAGCTAATTGACATCTTGCCTGCCAACATGCAATCGTCCATCGAGGATGCTCTAGATAACGCACACCATTATGGTCGGCGTAAGATTGAAACCTACATAGACGACTGGCTGGCAGACGCCGATAAGGTGCACGCCACCAAGTTGAAGGAGCAGATCCTCGAAGTGTGGGACCGGCTTATCCAGTATTGGATCGATTTCAATAAGGCCGGTTCATCGTACGGACCACGTGTGCCAACGGATGCGCTGAAAAGCACATTTGGCGAAATCGTCGACAATCCAG GACATTTTAAAGAGCTAGTTTTAGTGGCAAAACAGGGCATTATCGGCTGGGCGCAGAGCAATACGCAGACGATCCTTGAGGTAGCAGAGTCGTTGTGGCACATCATCCGGACCAACATGTCTATGATAATGGGCGTGACCGGGGAGATTCTATCACTTGTGCTTTCGGGTGGACAAGCGTGCATTGAGTTCATTTTAGATATG ATTGTATTCTTTACTGCCCTGTTCTACCTGCTGTCGAGCAGCCAGGAAAAGTACGCGCCCCTACAGATCACCAAGTACCTGGGCTATTCCAGTTCGGGTATCAAAATCGCCGATGCCCTGGAGAACTCTATTACCGTAGTCCTAGTCTCAATGTTCAGGTGCTCTACTTTTACGGGCTTGTTCACCTGGTTGGTCCATACCGTTTTTGGGGCCCGGATAGTGTTCCTGCCGTCCGCCTTGGCAGCTATGTTGGCTGCTGCACCATTCTTAGGCAGCTACTGGTGTGCGGTGCCAGCCTTTTTAGAGCTTTGGCTGGCTCAGGACCGCTTCTATGCAGGACTTATATTGTTCCTGCTTCAGTTCTTCGTGCCATCATCTTTTGAAACTGCTATATACGCGGACCTCAAAGG TGGTGGTCATCCCTACCTCAACGGCCTGGCCATAGCAGGCGGAATGTATTGGATCGGCTGGCAAGGAGCTATTTTTGGACCCCTGATGCTTTGCTTCTTCATCGGTCTGTTCGAGGTGGCCACTCTAGCCATGCGCAGTCATCAAGAGCCCAG GTCGAACGCTCAAAGGGTCAACGACAGCTCAATAAAAACGAACGATAATACAGATGGAAAGTCTGCCGAAGGGGGAAAACCTGTTGAGCTGAAAATCGTAACGAAAACCAAGACATTTCAACTGTTGAATACCAAAGAAAACCAGTAA